From Triticum aestivum cultivar Chinese Spring chromosome 4A, IWGSC CS RefSeq v2.1, whole genome shotgun sequence, a single genomic window includes:
- the LOC123083039 gene encoding PHD finger protein ALFIN-LIKE 3-like: MDTSRAGSSSNPTPTRRRLTVPFHGRPSPTPLPAHPGEWRSRPAVSWTVENIYEDFSGRRSALVRALTAGKEPMCLYGYPDGSWELTLPEEMVPPGLPVPTRGINRRRDYVNRSDYLTLVAHHSDSWLMGVTFFLSTHLDANQRIRLFDMVNEMRTVHDEFYLSYGLSWLSTFARYNANRESSALTQENVSNPDVVSITHAEENVPPAQDSMQVLSAPNRDSRKPAKDKQKDNEVTDFCGSCNAPYHANAFWIGCDGCDQWFHGKCVNITASEAKHIEEYKCPDCIREVIGE, from the exons ATGGACACATCTcgcgccggctcctcctccaaccccacccccaccaggcgtcGTCTCACCGTTCCCTTTCATGGGCGGCCTTCACCAACCCCGCTGCCGGCACACCCCGGTGAATGGCGCTCCCGCCCCGCCGTCTCATGGACCGTGGAGAACATCTACGAGGACTTCTCTGGCCGCCGCAGCGCGCTCGTCCGAGCCCTCACCGCAG GTAAAGAGCCAATGTGCTTGTACGGGTACCCGGACGGTAGTTGGGAGTTGACACTGCCGGAGGAGATGGTGCCGCCAGGCCTGCCGGTGCCGACACGAGGCATCAACCGCCGGCGAGATTATGTGAACCGTTCTGACTACCTGACACTCGTCGCCCACCACTCCGACTCGTGGCTCATGGGCGTCACCTTTTTCTTGTCCACTCATCTCGACGCCAACCAAAG GATACGTTTATTTGATATGGTAAACGAGATGCGAACAGTCCATGACGAATTCTATCTCTCTTACGGTCTTTCTTGGCTATCAACATTTGCGCGATACAATGCAAACAGGGAGTCGAGTGCACTAACTCAAGAGAATGTGTCCAATCCAGACGTAGTCTCCATCACACATGCTGAAGAGAACGTGCCACCTGCTCAAGACTCGATGCAAGTTTTGTCTGCTCCAAACAGGGACTCTAGGAAGCCTGCTAAAGACAAACAAAAGGATAATGAAGTTACTGACTTTTGCGGATCTTGTAATGCTCCGTATCATGCCAATGCCTTTTGGATTGGTTGTGACGGATGTGACCAGTGGTTCCATGGCAAATGTGTGAACATAACTGCCTCTGAAGCAAAACATATCGAAGAATACAAGTGTCCTGACTGCATCCGCGAGGTGATCGGAGAGTAG